In the Leptolyngbya sp. SIO1E4 genome, one interval contains:
- a CDS encoding PAS domain-containing protein gives MPNQSSASAATSHLNLPMSVAATLLSQALDGVPTAVYVKDRQHRWLFANVACCDLLGRSQAQIIETPESAILPATLANQFRQQDETLFQGQPSSIQRVTLVNREGSRLILSRRTELTADGTLLLCFLQPCSEVVTPPSTTAEALPENVPQFQALLANVPAVIYQLCRGSDGQIRCTFVSSGAFEALGIASEVIQANPDVILNYIHPLDRPNFEGILTPFSKSAPWRWEGRYYKPSGEQRWLQTAARLQAMPDGTLVWDGLLMDITSRKQVAAATIEQAVMEQALADNEARFRTIAATIPGALFQLRVQSGQCSIDYVSDRIRDIAGVSPRDIMEDARVLLERIHPLDRDRLQVTIGAAISNISPWQFEGRIITPDGHTRWWHGDAMPLQQPQDGVVFCGVVLDITERKTIEEAYQENERRLRMALNVSGMGVWTWDLASDQMTWTTEPGSLFGSTAATFCDTFESYLQKICSSDRASLRQAMGQSLEQGHDYRIEYRISLGDGTIRWIRERGGPWRDRDGIVIGLMGTVIDITDLKTADAALAESEERYRTLLNNIPGTVYRCQIGKDWTLLFQSEAIADISGYPVDHPIHQEGWRLIHADDRDRVDQETAAAIAQRRPFDVEYRILHADGSIRWVQNTGQPITNITGAVEFIDGVLTDITRRKESETRFRELAQREVLINRISTQIRESLELTPILQTTVQAVRHQLATDRVVVYRFEDDWMGEVVVEAVVSPWQSTLGELGADNCFPSGYANYYESGRVRAIDDIYQAGLDECHLHYLESLQVRASLIVPILLQKRLWGLLIAHECRGVRHWTGSEIELLISLAGQAGIAIGQADLYQRATENAIRARQQAEDLEATLAELQRTQAQLVQTEKMSSLGQLVAGVAHEINNPVSFISGNISHAWRYTQDLLALIQQYQAFYPTPPPELLALIQKIDLEFLAEDFPKLLESMRIGADRIKSIVTSLRHFSRMDEAEIKAVDIHDGLESTLMILQNRLKANGDRPEVRLHRMYAELPPVECYAGQLNQVFMNLISNAIDALEDQMQVGKQQPPPEICIATEQVPPNQVRITIADNGPGISTQKRRRIFEPFYTTKPIGKGTGIGLSISYQIVTERHQGTLNCESQPGEGTTFHIMIPLRQGTT, from the coding sequence ATGCCCAACCAGTCTTCTGCCTCGGCTGCTACTAGCCACCTCAATTTACCGATGTCCGTTGCCGCTACGCTGCTTTCCCAGGCCCTGGATGGTGTGCCAACTGCGGTATACGTTAAAGACCGCCAGCACCGATGGTTGTTTGCAAATGTAGCGTGTTGTGATTTATTGGGGCGATCGCAGGCGCAGATTATTGAGACACCAGAATCAGCAATTTTGCCTGCGACCCTGGCGAATCAATTTCGGCAGCAGGATGAAACACTCTTTCAAGGACAGCCTAGCTCAATCCAGCGTGTGACGTTGGTAAATCGTGAAGGGAGTCGTCTTATCCTGAGCCGACGCACAGAGCTGACAGCTGATGGCACCTTGTTGCTATGTTTCTTACAACCGTGCAGTGAGGTTGTGACCCCTCCAAGCACGACGGCGGAGGCATTGCCTGAAAATGTGCCTCAATTTCAGGCCTTGTTAGCCAACGTACCTGCCGTCATTTATCAGCTTTGCCGTGGATCTGATGGGCAGATCCGATGTACGTTTGTTAGCTCTGGTGCGTTCGAAGCCCTGGGAATTGCGTCAGAAGTCATTCAGGCCAATCCTGATGTCATCCTGAACTATATCCATCCTTTAGATCGGCCTAATTTTGAGGGTATCTTAACCCCTTTCTCAAAATCGGCTCCTTGGCGTTGGGAAGGGCGTTACTACAAACCGAGTGGGGAACAACGGTGGCTACAAACAGCGGCCCGTCTGCAGGCAATGCCAGATGGCACCCTGGTCTGGGATGGGCTACTGATGGATATTACCAGCCGCAAGCAGGTAGCCGCAGCGACCATTGAGCAGGCGGTCATGGAACAGGCCCTGGCCGATAATGAAGCCCGTTTCCGCACGATCGCAGCCACCATCCCCGGCGCACTCTTTCAATTGCGCGTGCAGTCAGGGCAATGCTCAATTGATTATGTGAGCGATCGCATTCGCGATATTGCAGGGGTGTCCCCCCGGGACATTATGGAAGACGCCCGGGTGCTTCTGGAGCGGATTCACCCGTTGGATCGCGATCGCCTGCAAGTCACGATCGGGGCAGCCATCTCTAACATTAGCCCGTGGCAGTTTGAAGGGCGCATTATCACCCCAGACGGCCACACCCGATGGTGGCACGGGGATGCCATGCCTTTACAGCAGCCCCAGGACGGCGTTGTGTTTTGCGGGGTGGTGCTTGATATCACCGAACGCAAAACCATCGAAGAAGCCTATCAAGAAAACGAACGGCGGCTACGCATGGCCCTGAATGTCTCTGGGATGGGGGTATGGACCTGGGATCTAGCCAGCGACCAGATGACCTGGACCACTGAACCGGGCAGCTTGTTTGGGTCAACAGCAGCCACCTTTTGCGACACTTTCGAATCTTATTTGCAGAAGATTTGTTCTAGCGATCGCGCTTCCTTGCGTCAGGCCATGGGGCAATCTCTGGAACAAGGTCACGATTACCGCATTGAATACCGGATTTCCCTTGGAGACGGCACGATTCGCTGGATTCGCGAGCGGGGCGGGCCTTGGCGAGATCGAGACGGCATCGTCATCGGGTTAATGGGGACAGTAATCGATATTACTGATCTCAAAACTGCTGACGCCGCCTTAGCAGAGAGCGAAGAGCGCTACCGGACGCTGCTCAACAATATCCCTGGCACCGTCTATCGGTGTCAGATTGGTAAAGATTGGACGTTGCTTTTCCAAAGTGAAGCAATTGCTGACATTAGCGGTTACCCCGTTGATCACCCGATTCATCAAGAAGGCTGGCGACTCATTCATGCCGATGATCGAGATCGCGTTGATCAAGAAACCGCAGCGGCGATCGCCCAACGCCGCCCCTTTGATGTGGAGTATCGGATTCTCCATGCAGACGGCAGCATTCGTTGGGTGCAAAATACGGGACAGCCGATTACCAATATCACTGGGGCAGTAGAGTTCATTGATGGCGTGCTGACAGACATTACCCGCCGCAAAGAATCTGAAACTCGCTTCCGAGAACTTGCCCAGCGGGAAGTGCTCATCAACCGCATTTCTACCCAAATTCGAGAGTCTCTAGAATTAACGCCAATTTTGCAGACCACTGTGCAGGCAGTCCGGCACCAACTGGCAACGGATCGGGTTGTGGTTTATCGCTTTGAGGACGATTGGATGGGGGAGGTCGTGGTTGAAGCGGTCGTTTCCCCTTGGCAATCGACCCTGGGGGAACTGGGTGCCGATAATTGCTTTCCCTCAGGGTATGCCAACTATTATGAGTCGGGCCGGGTGCGCGCCATTGACGACATTTATCAAGCGGGACTAGACGAATGCCACCTACACTATCTTGAAAGCTTGCAGGTACGGGCAAGTCTGATTGTGCCGATTTTGCTGCAAAAGAGGCTCTGGGGTTTGCTGATTGCCCATGAATGCCGGGGGGTGAGGCATTGGACGGGCAGTGAGATTGAACTGCTGATTTCATTGGCAGGGCAAGCCGGAATTGCCATTGGGCAAGCAGACCTATATCAGCGAGCGACGGAAAATGCGATTCGGGCTCGACAGCAGGCCGAAGATTTAGAAGCGACTCTGGCCGAGTTACAGCGGACTCAAGCGCAACTGGTGCAAACCGAGAAAATGTCGAGCTTAGGCCAACTGGTGGCAGGGGTTGCTCATGAAATCAACAATCCGGTCAGTTTTATCAGCGGGAACATTAGCCATGCATGGCGATATACCCAGGACCTGCTGGCTCTCATCCAACAATACCAAGCGTTCTATCCAACCCCTCCTCCTGAGCTTTTGGCCCTAATCCAAAAGATTGATCTGGAGTTTTTAGCAGAAGACTTTCCAAAACTGCTGGAGTCGATGCGGATCGGGGCAGATCGGATCAAGAGCATTGTCACTTCCCTGCGTCACTTTTCTCGAATGGATGAGGCTGAAATTAAAGCCGTGGACATCCACGATGGCTTAGAAAGTACGCTGATGATTTTGCAGAACCGTCTGAAGGCAAACGGCGATCGCCCTGAAGTGAGATTACATCGGATGTATGCTGAGCTGCCACCGGTAGAATGCTATGCCGGACAGCTCAATCAGGTCTTTATGAACCTGATCAGCAACGCCATTGACGCCCTAGAAGATCAAATGCAGGTGGGTAAACAACAGCCTCCCCCTGAAATTTGCATCGCCACTGAACAGGTCCCCCCGAACCAAGTCCGCATCACGATCGCGGATAATGGGCCAGGGATCTCAACCCAGAAAAGACGACGAATTTTTGAACCGTTCTACACGACCAAACCCATCGGCAAGGGCACGGGGATTGGACTATCCATTAGCTATCAAATCGTGACGGAGCGCCACCAAGGCACCCTTAATTGTGAATCGCAGCCAGGCGAGGGCACAACCTTTCACATCATGATCCCCCTGCGCCAGGGAACCACTTAA
- a CDS encoding DUF2062 domain-containing protein — MSPNVSSTPSRHSFWERWRRRIRYIYLKFIRLRGHPKELARGLAAGVFAGMFPLFGLQTIIGVAIALRIRGNPFMAAGGTWVSNPLTYLPIFAFNYQVGAWILGRSGAQPFTNLESIESWLETGADVTVTLMLGSFAMGLIFGLLSYLIGLPLIRRVNRRYRKLRHPEP; from the coding sequence ATTTCTCCAAATGTATCTTCGACACCCTCACGACACTCTTTTTGGGAGCGTTGGCGACGGCGTATTCGGTACATATATCTTAAGTTCATCCGCCTGAGAGGGCATCCCAAAGAGTTGGCTCGGGGGTTGGCTGCAGGTGTTTTTGCAGGCATGTTTCCATTATTTGGTCTGCAGACGATTATCGGGGTTGCGATCGCCCTACGCATTAGAGGCAATCCTTTTATGGCGGCGGGGGGAACCTGGGTGAGCAACCCGCTAACCTACCTCCCTATTTTTGCGTTCAATTATCAGGTAGGGGCTTGGATTCTGGGCCGCTCTGGTGCTCAACCCTTTACCAACCTGGAGTCGATAGAATCCTGGTTAGAAACAGGGGCCGATGTTACCGTTACCCTAATGCTCGGCAGCTTTGCCATGGGGCTGATTTTCGGTCTCCTGAGCTACCTTATCGGGCTGCCATTAATTCGGCGAGTGAACAGGCGCTATCGTAAGCTGCGCCATCCCGAGCCGTGA
- a CDS encoding DUF3611 family protein: protein MTGELEYSLPPAVRRISGAFRWMGWISFWMQVVLGVISSLALLFAVASLTARSGGNTDPGAGAGLFFSACGLVAVYLGAYWAFRYTRIARHLRGRDESRRPKPKDAIRILKFGLYISMGGMLLTLLGAEAIVGSLLAKALLQPQGAAFFGGAGNVNQYVQSLDIFVVQATTNILLAHFGGLACTLWVLNSINRP, encoded by the coding sequence ATGACCGGAGAACTTGAGTATTCGCTGCCCCCCGCCGTCCGCCGCATTTCAGGAGCCTTCCGTTGGATGGGCTGGATTAGCTTCTGGATGCAGGTTGTTTTGGGTGTGATTTCTAGCCTTGCTCTCTTGTTTGCCGTTGCTAGCCTGACTGCCCGTTCAGGCGGCAATACTGACCCGGGTGCCGGGGCCGGGTTATTCTTCTCTGCGTGTGGGCTGGTTGCGGTATATCTGGGGGCTTATTGGGCTTTTCGCTATACGCGAATTGCTCGTCATCTCCGTGGCCGAGATGAGTCTCGTCGTCCCAAACCTAAAGACGCTATTAGGATTTTAAAATTCGGGCTCTACATCAGCATGGGCGGGATGCTGCTGACGCTTTTAGGTGCTGAGGCAATCGTTGGATCACTGTTAGCAAAAGCCCTCTTACAACCCCAAGGTGCAGCCTTTTTTGGGGGTGCAGGCAACGTGAATCAATATGTACAGTCGCTAGATATTTTTGTGGTGCAGGCAACGACCAACATTCTGCTAGCCCACTTTGGGGGGTTAGCGTGCACGCTATGGGTGCTGAATTCTATCAACCGGCCCTGA
- a CDS encoding TldD/PmbA family protein: MTRPFNHYMDQIIDLVARYRDRVDYLAIRLEESEGTDILLRGGKVETLSEGISLGGQIRACHRGGWGFAGFNRLEELAERIEGAIAAARLVGNDETQLAAIEAVQTTYQLAMTGSSPRQVSLAHKKGLCSHYADILQSVDDRITTTSVRYNDVTQHILLVTSEGTQIDQSWSDMEIRLAATARNGTTVQTGRETNGSRQAFEDLENLDIQVRGAAQRAVAALDLPPVKGNTYEVVIDPILTGLFVHEAFGHLSEADMAYENPDLLEVMTLGRRFGPDNLHIFDGAALEGHRGSYQYDDEGAPAKTTQLIKNGVLVGRLHSRETAGKLDEQPTGNARCLSYHYPPLVRMTNTWIARGDTPVNALFTDIQEGVYARNWLGGMTNGEMFTFTAGEAWMIRNGELAEPVRDVTLSGNVFRTLADITAIGDDFYWDESGGCGKGGQSGLPVGCGGPSLRIRNVVVGGEA, from the coding sequence ATGACGCGTCCCTTTAACCACTACATGGATCAAATTATTGACTTAGTGGCGCGATATCGCGATCGCGTGGATTATCTGGCTATTCGCTTAGAAGAATCGGAAGGCACTGATATCTTGCTGCGGGGAGGAAAAGTAGAAACCCTGAGTGAGGGCATCTCTCTGGGGGGGCAAATTCGTGCCTGCCATCGAGGGGGATGGGGCTTTGCAGGTTTTAATCGGTTAGAAGAACTGGCAGAACGCATTGAAGGGGCGATCGCAGCAGCCCGGCTAGTGGGCAACGATGAAACTCAGTTGGCTGCTATTGAGGCAGTCCAAACGACATATCAATTAGCGATGACAGGCAGTAGCCCCCGTCAGGTCTCCCTAGCCCATAAAAAAGGCCTTTGCTCCCACTACGCCGACATTCTGCAGAGCGTTGATGATCGCATTACCACCACGTCTGTGCGGTATAACGACGTGACCCAGCACATTTTGCTGGTTACTTCTGAGGGGACTCAGATTGACCAAAGCTGGTCAGATATGGAAATTCGTCTGGCAGCAACGGCACGGAATGGCACGACTGTGCAAACCGGGCGGGAAACCAATGGCTCTCGCCAGGCGTTTGAAGACCTAGAAAATTTAGATATTCAGGTTCGCGGTGCGGCCCAGCGAGCCGTCGCCGCGTTAGATCTGCCGCCCGTTAAAGGCAACACCTATGAAGTCGTGATTGACCCCATTTTGACGGGGCTCTTTGTCCATGAAGCCTTTGGACACCTCTCGGAAGCGGATATGGCTTATGAAAATCCAGATTTGCTGGAAGTCATGACCCTGGGGCGGCGATTTGGCCCTGACAACTTACACATTTTTGACGGGGCAGCCCTCGAAGGACACCGGGGTAGCTACCAGTACGACGATGAAGGCGCCCCGGCCAAAACCACTCAACTGATTAAAAATGGCGTGTTAGTCGGACGGCTGCACTCCCGGGAAACAGCCGGAAAGTTAGATGAACAACCCACAGGGAATGCCCGCTGCCTGAGCTATCATTACCCGCCCCTGGTGCGCATGACGAACACCTGGATCGCTCGAGGAGACACCCCCGTTAATGCGCTGTTTACAGATATTCAAGAAGGCGTATATGCCCGCAATTGGCTGGGCGGCATGACCAACGGGGAAATGTTCACCTTCACAGCGGGGGAAGCCTGGATGATCCGGAATGGCGAATTGGCAGAGCCTGTTCGGGATGTGACGCTATCTGGCAATGTGTTTCGCACCCTTGCAGACATCACCGCGATCGGCGATGACTTTTACTGGGATGAGTCGGGTGGCTGTGGCAAAGGCGGTCAAAGCGGCTTGCCCGTCGGTTGTGGTGGCCCTAGCTTACGCATTCGCAATGTGGTCGTAGGGGGGGAAGCTTAG
- a CDS encoding PD-(D/E)XK nuclease family protein, translated as MLRLSQGQLTLLKYCPRRFQHTILESLTVPPTPALLAGQQWGDRFHLLMQQREMGLPIDPVLAHDTDLQACLEQLQVQSPALFDTTGETFRQSEHGRSLSFNGYWFTVVYDLLRQWEDRAEIVDWKTYLRPKGLAHLQTDWQTRLYLYVLVETTQFHPSQVAMTYWFVRARNPETDALTPQQVRIPYSVENHLRTGQALEQLTNQLTRLLATGTSFPQLPLGSAKCDDCPFAVRCQRGSAQPANAIELPDLAAIEEVVI; from the coding sequence GTGCTGCGGTTATCTCAAGGGCAATTGACGCTGTTGAAATATTGTCCCCGACGATTTCAGCACACGATTTTGGAGTCCCTGACCGTCCCCCCGACCCCTGCGTTGTTGGCCGGGCAACAGTGGGGCGATCGCTTTCACCTGCTGATGCAACAGCGAGAGATGGGGCTGCCAATTGACCCTGTCTTAGCCCATGACACTGACCTGCAAGCCTGTTTGGAGCAGTTACAAGTTCAATCACCGGCCCTGTTCGACACCACTGGAGAAACCTTTCGTCAAAGTGAACATGGGCGATCGCTGAGCTTTAACGGGTACTGGTTCACCGTGGTGTACGATCTCTTGCGGCAATGGGAAGATCGAGCCGAGATTGTCGATTGGAAAACTTACCTCCGCCCTAAAGGATTGGCCCATCTCCAAACCGACTGGCAAACACGGCTGTACTTATACGTGCTGGTCGAAACGACTCAATTTCACCCGAGTCAAGTGGCGATGACCTACTGGTTTGTCCGAGCCCGCAACCCCGAAACGGATGCCCTAACCCCCCAACAGGTTCGGATTCCATACTCTGTAGAAAACCATCTTCGAACCGGGCAAGCGCTAGAGCAATTAACCAACCAGCTGACTCGATTACTGGCCACTGGCACATCGTTTCCTCAACTTCCGCTGGGAAGTGCAAAGTGCGACGATTGCCCTTTTGCGGTGCGCTGTCAACGGGGTAGTGCCCAGCCAGCCAATGCGATTGAGTTACCCGATCTAGCTGCGATCGAAGAGGTGGTCATCTAG
- a CDS encoding DUF3598 family protein — protein sequence MASQWERLLKNTGTWIGSFTQLSPQGEVRNDVPTVVALKPLDEGNVMRQEITKQPPGEPPQETVLEYRSLAKSVLFFENGAFSQGSLQWGPFSEFGAELGLIAHNHRLRLVQLFDKTQQLSQLTLIREYLEGTSPSQRPTLTLESLIGVWQGEAVTLYPDLRPSDTYTTRLAITRAGDTVQQTLHIGDNAPPISSQGTVSDQRIVFESGSQTVQVLLLPDGASSTCPTHIEPRKPLFLEAGWLVAPDRRQRLIRQYTAQGSWASLTLVTESRQQ from the coding sequence ATGGCATCACAGTGGGAACGATTGCTGAAAAACACCGGTACTTGGATCGGCTCCTTTACCCAACTCTCTCCCCAGGGTGAGGTTCGAAATGATGTCCCGACTGTCGTGGCCCTTAAACCTTTGGATGAGGGCAACGTCATGCGCCAGGAAATCACTAAGCAGCCCCCAGGTGAACCTCCCCAAGAAACCGTGTTGGAATATCGATCCCTTGCTAAGAGTGTGCTCTTTTTTGAGAACGGAGCCTTTTCCCAGGGGTCGCTGCAATGGGGGCCATTCTCAGAGTTTGGAGCCGAGTTAGGGCTGATTGCCCACAACCATCGTCTGCGCCTGGTGCAGCTTTTTGACAAAACCCAGCAACTGAGTCAGCTAACGCTGATTCGAGAATACCTGGAGGGGACGTCACCGTCACAGCGGCCAACCCTGACCTTAGAGAGCCTGATCGGTGTATGGCAGGGGGAAGCGGTGACGCTCTACCCAGACCTGCGCCCCAGCGATACTTATACGACCCGTTTGGCCATTACTCGCGCTGGAGACACGGTGCAACAAACCCTCCATATTGGAGACAATGCCCCGCCTATCAGCTCTCAAGGTACAGTCTCTGACCAGCGAATTGTATTTGAATCAGGATCACAAACGGTGCAGGTCTTACTGCTGCCAGACGGTGCATCTTCTACCTGCCCGACCCATATTGAACCCCGCAAGCCACTTTTTCTGGAAGCTGGCTGGCTGGTTGCCCCCGATCGCCGCCAGCGCCTGATTCGTCAGTACACGGCACAGGGTAGCTGGGCGAGCCTTACCCTGGTGACCGAATCTCGCCAACAATAG
- a CDS encoding homoserine kinase yields the protein MSESFLVSVPATTANIGPGFDCLGAALTRYNRFTFINTLGKESLKIEVTGAGCDRVPTDSSNLAYEAFCQYFKHIDRPLPSIRLEIALDVPLARGLGSSSTAIVGGILGANALAGFPLQSGALAQLATDIEGHPDNVVPALLGGCRLATVDDEGQGTLCEVPWHPDIVPVVVIPAFEVSTAKARQVLPQQYSRADAVYTLGHLGLLLRALATGNGDWMRTAIRDRIHEPYRKALIPGYDVVVQAALVAGAYGVTISGAGPTLLALGHPEQADAIAQAMAKAWQQQDIDVVDAVPLQIDAIGATVTPTP from the coding sequence GTGTCTGAATCGTTTTTGGTTTCGGTGCCTGCAACGACGGCCAATATTGGCCCTGGGTTCGACTGCTTAGGGGCAGCGTTAACTCGCTATAACCGCTTCACATTTATAAATACTCTAGGGAAAGAGTCGCTAAAAATTGAAGTGACCGGTGCGGGATGCGATCGCGTTCCCACGGATTCTTCTAATCTCGCCTACGAGGCCTTCTGTCAGTATTTCAAGCACATTGATCGCCCCTTGCCCTCCATACGGCTGGAGATTGCCTTGGATGTCCCCCTGGCCCGGGGGCTGGGGAGTTCTTCAACGGCGATTGTGGGAGGGATTTTGGGGGCAAATGCTCTGGCAGGGTTTCCGTTACAGTCAGGGGCGTTAGCTCAACTCGCCACTGATATTGAAGGTCATCCCGATAATGTGGTGCCTGCGCTGCTGGGGGGGTGTCGCCTGGCTACCGTGGATGATGAAGGCCAAGGTACACTCTGCGAAGTGCCCTGGCACCCAGACATCGTGCCGGTTGTGGTAATTCCTGCCTTTGAGGTGTCTACGGCGAAAGCTCGCCAGGTGTTGCCGCAGCAGTATTCTCGTGCGGATGCCGTGTACACCCTTGGCCATCTCGGGCTGTTACTGCGAGCCCTGGCAACAGGCAACGGCGACTGGATGCGAACCGCAATCCGCGATCGCATCCATGAACCCTATCGTAAAGCTCTGATTCCAGGCTATGACGTTGTTGTGCAGGCAGCCTTAGTTGCGGGTGCCTATGGCGTTACCATTAGCGGTGCTGGCCCTACTCTGTTGGCCCTGGGGCACCCTGAGCAAGCTGATGCAATTGCCCAGGCGATGGCTAAAGCCTGGCAACAGCAGGACATTGACGTCGTAGATGCCGTACCCCTTCAGATCGACGCGATCGGTGCCACTGTTACCCCTACCCCATAG
- a CDS encoding S-layer homology domain-containing protein gives MGAIAPGAIADDQVPASASMSQLDLPPLTTPIEPSPTTAAPALAEVITTPPLSDVSPTHWAYTAVSNLVDAYGCLSGYPDNTFRGDQALTRYEFAAAMNACLDTFIQRVEEERQIDLGEVLERQIELGEMLGDF, from the coding sequence ATGGGGGCAATCGCGCCGGGAGCGATCGCCGATGACCAGGTTCCTGCGTCGGCATCCATGTCACAGCTAGATCTGCCGCCCCTAACAACCCCCATTGAACCTAGCCCCACAACTGCTGCCCCCGCACTGGCTGAGGTTATCACCACCCCGCCGCTTTCAGACGTCTCCCCCACGCACTGGGCCTATACGGCTGTAAGCAACCTGGTTGACGCCTATGGCTGCTTGTCGGGATACCCTGACAACACTTTTCGAGGGGATCAAGCTCTTACCCGCTATGAATTTGCGGCAGCGATGAACGCTTGCTTAGACACCTTTATTCAACGGGTAGAAGAAGAACGCCAGATCGACCTCGGGGAAGTGCTTGAACGCCAAATCGAACTGGGTGAGATGTTAGGAGATTTTTAG
- a CDS encoding zinc-dependent alcohol dehydrogenase family protein gives MKACIFTQPGSPEVLTYTDLPMPSIKQETEMRVRLKAAGVNPIDTKIRSRGSFFPDAKFTVLGCDGAGVVESVGSAVRQFSPGDEVFFCSGGLGGDRGNYAEYAIVNEQDAVSKPARLTFAEAAAAPLVLLTAWEALYDRAQLAAHRRVLIHAGAGGVGHVAIQLAKLRDTRIATTVSSEAKAQFVTHLGADHCIYYTRINFVDAVMAWTEGKGVDIAFDTVGGPVLSESFKAVHFGGDVVTLLAPAPDTHWKTARDRNLRVSFELMLTPQLQSLVDARCHQTKILESCARWLEAGQLHIHVDKTFSLDQAAAAHDWIETGQGMGKGVLVIDS, from the coding sequence ATGAAAGCCTGTATTTTTACTCAACCGGGCTCCCCGGAAGTCTTGACTTATACCGACTTACCGATGCCCTCCATCAAGCAAGAGACAGAAATGCGGGTACGACTGAAGGCGGCAGGGGTTAATCCTATCGATACCAAAATTCGTAGTCGAGGATCGTTTTTTCCTGACGCCAAGTTTACGGTGCTGGGCTGTGATGGTGCTGGGGTGGTAGAAAGCGTCGGCTCCGCAGTGCGACAGTTTAGCCCTGGAGATGAGGTATTTTTCTGCAGTGGTGGTTTGGGGGGCGATCGCGGCAATTATGCAGAGTACGCCATTGTGAATGAGCAGGATGCTGTGTCGAAGCCTGCTCGCCTGACCTTTGCTGAGGCCGCAGCAGCCCCCCTGGTGTTGTTAACGGCCTGGGAAGCCCTCTACGATCGCGCCCAACTCGCAGCACATCGGCGGGTTCTGATCCATGCTGGCGCTGGTGGGGTGGGTCATGTGGCCATTCAGCTCGCTAAGTTAAGGGATACCCGGATTGCGACTACCGTTAGCTCTGAGGCCAAAGCCCAGTTTGTGACCCATCTGGGTGCTGACCACTGCATTTATTACACGCGCATTAATTTTGTTGATGCTGTCATGGCTTGGACAGAGGGCAAAGGGGTCGATATTGCCTTTGATACCGTGGGTGGCCCTGTGCTCTCGGAAAGTTTCAAGGCGGTTCATTTTGGCGGCGATGTTGTCACCCTATTAGCCCCAGCCCCAGATACCCATTGGAAAACAGCCCGCGATCGCAATTTGCGAGTCAGCTTTGAACTGATGCTCACTCCCCAACTTCAATCGCTTGTGGATGCCCGCTGCCATCAAACGAAAATTCTAGAAAGCTGTGCCCGCTGGCTGGAAGCAGGGCAGCTTCATATTCATGTGGACAAAACCTTTTCCCTCGACCAGGCTGCTGCTGCCCATGACTGGATCGAAACCGGTCAGGGGATGGGCAAGGGGGTATTGGTGATAGATTCATAG